The genomic stretch GATTGCTCAACTTGGTTTAACCTACGATATTCCAGGACAAAACCGACGCGGTGAACTTCCACCCCAAAACTTAGTAGTGCAATTTGTTGCTGGACAGGGAGGTGCAACGCAAGTGGATCAAGAAGTCATGGATTATGTACAGCAATGCAATATTTCCAATTTAGTCAACCAAGCGACTAAAATTGCTGACCGCGACCCACAAAAAGCCGAAGAACTATTAGAAACTGCACGGCGTATGACAGTGAGAATTGGCAACAAAGAAATGGAAGAATCCCTCAACGGCGCTCAACAAGAGTTACGTAAAACTCGCCAGATATCTGCCGGAACCCGTAAAACTGTCAAGATGGGAGCCAAAGGTAAAACCGTCAAAATAGGTAGCGATATTAATGACGAGCTTTCAGAAGAAGAAATGCGTAAACTCACAGGAACTTAAAATAATTTGGGATTTTGTAGAAAATTTGAGCGCCGATTTCCAGTACTCAAATTTTCCTAGACTAATTTTAGTTTTCTAACTAGAAAAATACCCAATCACTAATTACCAATTTTATTGACAACATCAGGAGATAAATCCATGATTACTTGTACAGCTTGTGGCTATGATAAAAACCCAGATGATGCTGAATATTGTGATGCTTGCGGCTCTGAACTACAAACAGTAGCCGCACCCACATCTACATCTTCTGTTGCACCTACTGTTCTTCAATCACCAATAATTGAGCAAGAAATTCCAGCACCACAAATACCACAACCAACTTATCCAACTTCTACCCCTACTTCTCCTACCTTCTCAACTACTGCAACAACAGCCAAACTTATTTCCAAGCAACCAGGTTCTCCCATAGCAGAATTTTCCTTAGATAGTAATGCTGTGGTTGGAATATTTGATCCAGACATGGGGCCAGTTGATATTGACTTAGAAGAATTTCCTGGTGGTAACACAGTTTCACGCAACCATGCAGAAATTTATATAGAAGGTGGAGTTTGGAAAATTAAAGACCTTGGTTCGACGAATGGAGTTTTCATTAAACAAAGTAGTCAAACTCGTTTTGGAGCTAGAATTACTGTACCTGAAACCATAAATTTTGGAGACGAAATTGCATTTGGTAAAGTGCGATTCCTGTTTCAAAGTACTTGATATTTACCGGGGAAGTGGGAAGTTATTCATCCCATTTCTAACCTTTATAGATATTTATTACATTCGATAAATTGATTAATAATTACTTTCTCTATGACATCACCTTCAACAGATGCAAGCAGCAGTTTAGTGATTCAGGAAAACCAAAGTTTTCAAATAGATAACTTTCAAGTGGAAGTCCTATCATACCTAGGTCAATTTACATCAGATGTGTACAGCTTTAAAGTTAAAATTTGTTCTATAGATTCAAATAGTACTCAAAGTAAATTAGGCTTACTAAGAGTAGGTTCAGATCGAGGTGGGCTACACCGAGAGATACAACTAAGGGAAGCTCTCGCCGATTACAAAATGATTGCAGAACTTATCACTCACATTACAGCAGAATCTGTAATTATTAATCCTCTGTCACCTATTTTAGATATAGAAAATCAAGAGAATAAACAAGATGAGATAAAAAATAAAACAGAAGATACGGAAAATACAACTAATTCAGAAAACCTAATTTTGCATGAAAATGTAACTGACGGAAATGAGACAAAATCAGCAATTGATGAAGATGCTTCGTATCTCTCTAGCCTGCTAGAAGTAGACTCAGAATATTTAGAAGATGAATACTATCCACAAATAGAAATTTGCTCTGCTGACTCAGGTAGTAAACTTATCTTACTTAGTGATTTTCCCGAAAATACAACAACACTAGATACTTGGTTAAAATCAGAGTATTCGTTAGAAGAATATTTATATATAACTAGCCAAATTTGTCAATTTTTTCGTTATGTTTGTGAACGTAACTGGTGTTTTATTTCCCTAGAACCCCGCATGATTCAAACAGGAACTCCCAGCCGATTTTTTGATTTAACTAATGCCTATCCTGTTGGTGAAATACTAACATCTGGTTTGTTAGGAAATTATTGTGCTTCCGAACTTGCATATAACAACAATCCCATTCACGAATCAATGAGTAGTTATACAGTTGGAGCATTATTGTATCACTCTATTCACAAACAACCCTTATCACCACATCAGAGCATTGACCTCAAAATTAGCCCTATTCCTCGGATTTATCAAATACTAAAAATTTGCTTGTCTTCTATTCCTGAAGAAAGATTTCCCTTGTCTCAACTTCTGACCATATTAGTAGAAACTCGTCAAGCTATTCGCGCTCCTAAAATTAAGTGGAATGTGGCTAGTCGCTCAACTGTAGGATTATCAACTAGCCGCTTGCAAAATGAAGACAACTATGGTGTCAGACAACAGCAATTAAGTGATATTGAAACAATGATTTTAGGAGTTGTGGCTGATGGTATGGGTGGTATGTCTCAAGGAGAAGTAGCAAGCAAACTATCTGTACAGACAGTGTTAGATGAACCTATACCGCCAGAATTTAAAACTGTAGGACAACGAAATGAATGGTTGATGTCATTATTCCAAAAAGCCAATGATGTTGTCTCCAAAAATGTCAAAAATGGCGGAACTACCCTCAGTGTAGTATTAGCCATAGCACAACAATTA from Trichormus variabilis 0441 encodes the following:
- a CDS encoding FHA domain-containing protein: MITCTACGYDKNPDDAEYCDACGSELQTVAAPTSTSSVAPTVLQSPIIEQEIPAPQIPQPTYPTSTPTSPTFSTTATTAKLISKQPGSPIAEFSLDSNAVVGIFDPDMGPVDIDLEEFPGGNTVSRNHAEIYIEGGVWKIKDLGSTNGVFIKQSSQTRFGARITVPETINFGDEIAFGKVRFLFQST
- a CDS encoding PP2C family protein-serine/threonine phosphatase, with product MTSPSTDASSSLVIQENQSFQIDNFQVEVLSYLGQFTSDVYSFKVKICSIDSNSTQSKLGLLRVGSDRGGLHREIQLREALADYKMIAELITHITAESVIINPLSPILDIENQENKQDEIKNKTEDTENTTNSENLILHENVTDGNETKSAIDEDASYLSSLLEVDSEYLEDEYYPQIEICSADSGSKLILLSDFPENTTTLDTWLKSEYSLEEYLYITSQICQFFRYVCERNWCFISLEPRMIQTGTPSRFFDLTNAYPVGEILTSGLLGNYCASELAYNNNPIHESMSSYTVGALLYHSIHKQPLSPHQSIDLKISPIPRIYQILKICLSSIPEERFPLSQLLTILVETRQAIRAPKIKWNVASRSTVGLSTSRLQNEDNYGVRQQQLSDIETMILGVVADGMGGMSQGEVASKLSVQTVLDEPIPPEFKTVGQRNEWLMSLFQKANDVVSKNVKNGGTTLSVVLAIAQQLMVAHVGDSRIYLLRQGEIRQLSEDHSLVAMLVASGQITEAESLQHPDRNVLTKSLGSKSKLSDGYVQDLKRTTQELSMTLENADILLLCSDGVWDLVAKNEFVEIFNNNKDLQAAVDTTIEQVIERGASDNATLLAMQYQMEKS